GAAGAGGTTAGAGAACCAGCTACCGAAGCACAGTTAATTGCTGAAGTAATTGGTTTCCAGCTTTTAAAAAGAGTAAATTTCCGTCGGGCAATGAAACGAGCAATACAGCAGGCAACTTCGCTTGGCGCTGAAGGGATAAAGATTCGTTGCTCAGGAAGGCTGGGTGGTGTAGAAATTGCGCGTAAAGAATCATATAAATATGGTAAAGTCCCGCTTCAAACTTTCAGGGCCGACATTGACTATGGATTTTATGTTGCTAGAACTACCTATGGAACAATTGGGATTAAGGTTTGGGTCTATAAGGGTGAGAAAAAACTGGGAAGCTACATGATTAAAGAGCCGGATCAAAGGGAAAATTAAGTTATGTTAATTCCAAAAAGAGTTAAATATCGGAAAACCCAGAGGGGAAGACGAAAAGGCATAGCAGTCGCTGGTTCGACAGTTGCTTTTGGCGAGTATGGAATAAAAACTCTTGAGTCAGTATGGCTTAAGAATACTCAGATAGAGACTGTTAGAATTATTCTTACTAGAAGATTACGTCGCGGCGGTAAGCTGTGGATAAGAGTATTTCCAGATCGACCGGTGACTAAAAAACCCGCTGAATCACGGCAAGGTAAAGGAAAAGGCGAGGTTGAGGGCTGGGTTGCATCAATACGTCGGGGGGCAGTAGTTTTTGAGTTAGGCGGTATCCCTGAAGACTACGCTCGGGAATCTTTCAAATTGGTAGCTTACAAGTTACCTTTTAAAACAATGTTTGTTACAAGGAAAAGATGAAGATAAAAGATTTACAGGGCCTATCAAACGAAGAACTTAAGGATAAGTTGAATGACTTAGATAAACAGCTTATGGAGCTACAGTTTAAACGTCGTAGCGGGGTAGAAAAGCCTCATCAGTTTAAACAGCTTAAAAAAGATATTGCCCGTATCCATACAATTGTTAATCAAAAAGGGAGGAAGTAGCTTTGAGTAAAGGTAAGGTTCTAGAGGGAGTGGTTACAGCTGATAAGAGCGATAAGACTATAACCGTAATGGTTAAAATTAAAGTTGCTCATAAAATGTATAAACGCGCTAAACTTTCGCGCAAAAAATATAAAGTTCACGACGAAAACAATCAAGCAAAGATTGGAAATCGGGTTAAAATCATTGAATCCCGACCAGTCTCTAAGCATAAACGATTTCGTCTTTTGGAGATTACTCAATGATTTACATGCGTAGCAAATTAGATGTGGCTGATAATAGTGGCGCTAAAAAGGTTGCCTTTATTAGCGTTATTGGTAAGAAAAATAAAGATCATGGCGACATTGGGGATGTAATTACTGCCAGCGTAAAGGAAGCGACCCCTAACGCGGCTATAAAAAAGGGCGAAGTGGTCCGAGCAGTAATAGTCAGAACGCATTTTCCGATTAAGCGAAAGGATGGTTTGGCTATTAAGTTTGATAAGAATGCTTGCGTAATTATTGATAAGCAAATGAATCCCCGAGCAACTAGGGTTTTTGGTCCAGTAGCTCGAGAGTTGAGGGGTAGGTTTAGTAAGATACTATCCTTGGCGCCGGAGGTAATATAAGTGAATTTAAAGATAAAAAAAGGCGATAAAGTAATAGTAATAGCCGGAAAAGATAAGGGTAAAACTGGTAAAGTGTTGAAGACTATCGCCATGAAGAATCGAGTTGTAGTTGAGGGTGTGAATATAATGAAAAAACACGCTAAGCGTCGATCAGAAAGCGATCAGGGTGGCTTACGCGATATTTCGGTACCGATAAATGCTTCGAACGTGTCGCTTGTTTGTTCGAGTTGTAACGTTGGCGTTCGCTTTTCGATGAAGAAATCAGACGACAAGACTAAGGTAAGAATTTGCAAGAAGTGCCAGAAACCAATTTAGGAAATAAGATGGAAGAAAATAAAGAAAAATACATACCGCGTTTCCTCAATAACTATCGTAATGAGATTATTGACCAAATGCGTCAAAAGTATAACTATAAAAATGTTTTAGCCGTACCTCGGTTGATTAAAATTGTAGTTAATATGGGGGTGGGGCAGGCAACTCAGGACGCTAAAATTATTGAGAAGTGTGCTGAGGAGCTAGGGGTAATTACCGGCCAGAAGCCTAAAATTTGCCGATCACGTAAGCCAATTTCTAATTTTAAACTGAAAGAGAATGTTCCGATTGGTTGCTGTGTAACTTTAAGACGAGCAATGATGTATGAATTTTTAGACCGTTTTATTACTGTAGCATCTCCGCGTATACGTGATTTTAGAGGATTTTCGGCGAACTCTTTCGACGGAAATGGTAACTACACTTTTGGTCTTACAGAACAGAATATTTTTCCGGAGATTAATCTTGATAAGATATCCAGGACTCAAGGCATGAATATCACAATACACACAAGTGCTTTGACTGATGACGAAGCAAGGGATCTGCTTAAATTATTTGGATTTCCTTTTAGGAGGTAATGTGGCTAGTTTATCTAAAATTGAAAAGTGGAAAAGAGAAAGAACAAAAGTAAAGTTTTCTACCCGTAGACATAATCGTTGTCGTCGCTGTGGGAGACCGCGTGGCTATTTGCGGGATTTTGAACTTTGCCGAATTTGTTTCAGGGAGTTAGCTTGGCAAGGTTTAATCCCAGGAGTAAAGAAGGCAAGTTGGTAAGTATAAAAAACGGAGCGAAGCAATGAGTAGAACCGATGTAATTAGTGATGCTTTTACAATAATTAGGAACGCTTCTCGAGCTAGGATGGAGGAAACTCATATCCCTTATTCAAATTCTTTAGCTAAGATTTGCGCAATTTTAAAAAATGAAGGCTATTTAGAAAACTTTAAAGAAGTTGACTTAGAAGGTTTTAAAAAGATTAAAGTCTATCTTAAATATCAAAATAAAAAAGGGATTATCGACCAGATCAAAAAAGTGTCTAAGCCGGGAAGAAGAATCTATGTGAAACAACAAGATATTCCTAGGGCTTTGGGCGGTTATGGAGTAACTATAGTTTCAACATCTAGTGGCATGCTTAGTGGTAAAGAGGCAAGAGAAAAAGGCCTTGGCGGAGAAGTTATCGGGATGGTCTGGTAGAATATTTTTTTGACGGAGTAAATTATGTCGAGAATAGGAAAAAATCCAATAGCAATACCAAAAGAAGTAAAAATTACTGTTAAGGATGGCCGTTGCTTAGTCGAAGCCGCAAAACATAAGTTAGAATTGAGTATACCTTTTGGGATTACTGTTGAGGTAAATGAAGGTTTTACTACAATTAAGCGAGTTAACGATTCAAAGCAGGTTAGGAGTTTGCATGGTACGATTCGAATGCTAGTTAGTAATATGGTTGATGGCGTGACCAAAGGCTTTAAGAAGGAGTTGGATATCGTCGGTGTTGGCTACAAGGCCCAGATAAAGGGTAAACAACTCGTTTTAAATGTCGGATTTTCTCATTCAGTCGATATGGAGATACCTGAAGGTTTGAAAGTATCTTGTGCTGGAAATAATAAGATTATTGTCGAAGGTATCGATAAGCAAAGGGTTGGAGAATTCACGGCTAAGGTGCGTAAGATTTACCCACCGGAACCTTACAAGGGGAAGGGAATTCGCTATAGCGGTGAAAAAGTAAGAAAGAAGTTAGGAAAAGCATTAGCTAAATAAACAGATGAAAAAAATAGGTAGAACTCACAGACATAAACGGATTACTAAAAAAATTAAAGGGGTTGAAGATAAGCCTCGTTTAGTAGTTTTTCGTAGCAAGAAGCATATCTATGCTCAAATTATTAACGATGAACAGCAAAGAGTGATTGCTGGATGTTCTACTTTGAGCAAGGCGTTTAAAGATAAAGGTGCTAAAACTAGTGATAAAGATGCAGCAAAAGAGATCGGCAAGTTGATAGCGGCTAAGGCTTTAGAGTCAGGGGTTAAAACTGTATCTTATGACCGTGGTGGCTATAAATATCATGGCAGAATAAAAAGCTTAGCTCAGGGAGCTCGAGAAGGAGGTTTGAAGTTTTGAACCAAAATTCGAATAATAAAGATCGGTCTACACCTGCCAAAAAATTTGGGTCTAGTTATCAGAAAAAGAAAGAACAACGTCCAAATAGGCAGCAAAAAGATCCTCGGGATACAGAAAATGCTTTTATTGAAAAAGTTCTTTTTATCAACAGGACCACTAAGGTTACTAAGGGTGGTAAAAACTTAGGATTTGCTGCCTTGGTGGTTGTAGGCGATGGAGTTAACTCGGCTGGTTTTGCCTTAGGTAAGGCTAATGAAGTTGCCGATGCTATACGTAAAGGTATTAGTCGAGCAAAAAAACTGGTTAGGCCGATTAAAAAACGGGGAACAACTATACCGCATCAAATTATTGGAAAGTTTGGTTCAATCCGAATTCTGTTAAAGCCAGCTACTGAAGGAACTGGGGTTATTGCTTCTTCTCCGGTGCGGGCAATTTGTGAATGTGCGGGGATAAAGAACATTTTAACTAAAAACTTAGGTAATTCAACTAATCAAATAAATGTAGTTAAGGCAACCTTCCAAGGGTTGGAAAGTTTAAAGGGTGAATATGAATCTATCAAATCTGAAACCAAAGACAAAGAAAAAGAAGCCTAGAAGGGTCGGTCGTGGTACCGGTTCAGGTTTAGGGAAAACTTCTGGCCGTGGACATAAGGGTGCCGGACAACGTAAAGGCAAAAAACTGCCTTACGCCGGTTTTTGTGGAGGTAATCTACCGATAGCACGTACTTTGCCTAAGCGAGGCTTTACTTCGGTCAGACCGAAGATTTATCAACTAGTTTCGTTAGGCGATATTCAGAATAAGATTAGTATTAAGGATGAAATTACACCGGAAATCTTTAAAAAATTTAATTTGATTAAGGATAAAGATAAGCCAGTCAAAGTATTGGCTAATTTAGACGGCGAATTTAAGAAAAAAGTAGTGGTTAAGGCTGATGCTTTCTCAGCTAAAGCTAAAGAAATTATTGAGTCTCAAGGAGGAACTGCTGAGTGTTTAAGTCGGTAGGTAATATATTTAGGATCGAAGAGCTGAGAAAAAAGATTTTTATTACTCTATCTTTGTTAATTGTTTATCGGGCCGGTTGTTTTATTCCTACTGCTGGGGTAAATACTGCAGCATTAAGCCAGTTCTTTGAAATGATTGCGAAAACTCAGGGTCAAACAATTCTAGGCATGGTCAACCTTTTCACCGGTGGCGCCTTAAC
Above is a window of Candidatus Omnitrophota bacterium DNA encoding:
- the rpsC gene encoding 30S ribosomal protein S3, which gives rise to MGQKVHPYILRIGFGKDWLSRWFSFKKSEYADFLEEDLIVRRKIKDAYPGGSVSTIVIERVSQSVIRIRIKTSRPGVIIGRRGQDIERLKRDLNRLTKREIIIDVEEVREPATEAQLIAEVIGFQLLKRVNFRRAMKRAIQQATSLGAEGIKIRCSGRLGGVEIARKESYKYGKVPLQTFRADIDYGFYVARTTYGTIGIKVWVYKGEKKLGSYMIKEPDQREN
- the rplR gene encoding 50S ribosomal protein L18, which encodes MKKIGRTHRHKRITKKIKGVEDKPRLVVFRSKKHIYAQIINDEQQRVIAGCSTLSKAFKDKGAKTSDKDAAKEIGKLIAAKALESGVKTVSYDRGGYKYHGRIKSLAQGAREGGLKF
- the rplF gene encoding 50S ribosomal protein L6, whose amino-acid sequence is MSRIGKNPIAIPKEVKITVKDGRCLVEAAKHKLELSIPFGITVEVNEGFTTIKRVNDSKQVRSLHGTIRMLVSNMVDGVTKGFKKELDIVGVGYKAQIKGKQLVLNVGFSHSVDMEIPEGLKVSCAGNNKIIVEGIDKQRVGEFTAKVRKIYPPEPYKGKGIRYSGEKVRKKLGKALAK
- the rplO gene encoding 50S ribosomal protein L15; protein product: MNLSNLKPKTKKKKPRRVGRGTGSGLGKTSGRGHKGAGQRKGKKLPYAGFCGGNLPIARTLPKRGFTSVRPKIYQLVSLGDIQNKISIKDEITPEIFKKFNLIKDKDKPVKVLANLDGEFKKKVVVKADAFSAKAKEIIESQGGTAECLSR
- the rpsH gene encoding 30S ribosomal protein S8, yielding MSRTDVISDAFTIIRNASRARMEETHIPYSNSLAKICAILKNEGYLENFKEVDLEGFKKIKVYLKYQNKKGIIDQIKKVSKPGRRIYVKQQDIPRALGGYGVTIVSTSSGMLSGKEAREKGLGGEVIGMVW
- a CDS encoding type Z 30S ribosomal protein S14 — its product is MTKQGICLNYLDFLLGGNVASLSKIEKWKRERTKVKFSTRRHNRCRRCGRPRGYLRDFELCRICFRELAWQGLIPGVKKASW
- the rplN gene encoding 50S ribosomal protein L14, which translates into the protein MIYMRSKLDVADNSGAKKVAFISVIGKKNKDHGDIGDVITASVKEATPNAAIKKGEVVRAVIVRTHFPIKRKDGLAIKFDKNACVIIDKQMNPRATRVFGPVARELRGRFSKILSLAPEVI
- the rpsQ gene encoding 30S ribosomal protein S17; the protein is MSKGKVLEGVVTADKSDKTITVMVKIKVAHKMYKRAKLSRKKYKVHDENNQAKIGNRVKIIESRPVSKHKRFRLLEITQ
- the rplX gene encoding 50S ribosomal protein L24, encoding MNLKIKKGDKVIVIAGKDKGKTGKVLKTIAMKNRVVVEGVNIMKKHAKRRSESDQGGLRDISVPINASNVSLVCSSCNVGVRFSMKKSDDKTKVRICKKCQKPI
- the rplE gene encoding 50S ribosomal protein L5; the encoded protein is MEENKEKYIPRFLNNYRNEIIDQMRQKYNYKNVLAVPRLIKIVVNMGVGQATQDAKIIEKCAEELGVITGQKPKICRSRKPISNFKLKENVPIGCCVTLRRAMMYEFLDRFITVASPRIRDFRGFSANSFDGNGNYTFGLTEQNIFPEINLDKISRTQGMNITIHTSALTDDEARDLLKLFGFPFRR
- the rpsE gene encoding 30S ribosomal protein S5, with the translated sequence MEKVLFINRTTKVTKGGKNLGFAALVVVGDGVNSAGFALGKANEVADAIRKGISRAKKLVRPIKKRGTTIPHQIIGKFGSIRILLKPATEGTGVIASSPVRAICECAGIKNILTKNLGNSTNQINVVKATFQGLESLKGEYESIKSETKDKEKEA
- the rplP gene encoding 50S ribosomal protein L16; this translates as MLIPKRVKYRKTQRGRRKGIAVAGSTVAFGEYGIKTLESVWLKNTQIETVRIILTRRLRRGGKLWIRVFPDRPVTKKPAESRQGKGKGEVEGWVASIRRGAVVFELGGIPEDYARESFKLVAYKLPFKTMFVTRKR
- the rpmC gene encoding 50S ribosomal protein L29, giving the protein MKIKDLQGLSNEELKDKLNDLDKQLMELQFKRRSGVEKPHQFKQLKKDIARIHTIVNQKGRK